Sequence from the Amycolatopsis sp. NBC_00345 genome:
GTCGCGCTGCGGCGGCGACGCGCCGCACGTCGCCTTCCCGATCCGGATGATGCTGAACGGGCTGGCCGCCGTCCGCGGCGACCTCGCCACCGCGATCCGGGTGGCGGACGTCGACAGCACGGCGCCGGTCCGGCTGTGGCTCCCGGCCGCCACGTGCTACCTGGAAACGATGCTCGCGACCACCCGCTACCTCGCCGGTGACGTGGTTCTGGCACTGTCCCATTTGGACCACGCGGTCGCCGAGGCCCGCCGGGTCGGCGGCGACCGGCTGGAGAGCCGGACCCTGGCCATGCGGTCGTTCCTGCGGGCCGAGCGGGGCGACCTCGACGGGGCGGACGCGGACCTGACCGGCGCCCGCCGGCACTACGACCCGGAGCAGGTCGATCTGAAGGACGCGGTCGAGCTGGCCGCGACGGCGCTGGCGCTCCGGCGCGGGGTGCCGGCCGAGGCCCCGCCGCTCACCGGCACGCTGCCGTTCGGGGACGTCCAGCTCAACTGCCTCCGCACGGCCTTCGCCGGGTATGCCGCGGTCCACGCGGGTGACCTGGCCGAAGCCGACCGCGTCACCGGCCTGCTCCGCGCGGCCGGGCGTAACGCTCCGGTGCCGGACGCGCTGGCGGACCTGCAGCAGGGGCTCACCGCGAGCGCGCGGGGCGCCCGGGCCGAGGCCGCGGAGCTGGTGCGGGGCGCGGTGACCGCGTTGCGCGCCATGGGGATGAAGCTGCTGGCCGCACACGCGGAGCTCGCACTGGCCGGGCTGGTGCCCCGGTCCGAATCCGCGGAGCCGGCCTCCTCGGCGAGGGCGGTGTTCGACGCGGTGGGCAGCAGCCCGTTCCCGGCGCGGGGAACGCGGCCCGCCCCACGGGCCGGGGTGCTGACCCGGCGGGAATCCGAGATCACCGCGTTGCTCGGGCAGGGACTGTCGAACGCGGAGATCGCCGGCCGGCTGTTCCTCAGCGAGCGGACCGTGGAAACCCACCTGCGCAACGTTTATCGCAAGCTCGGCCTCAAGTCGCGGGTCAGCCTGGCCCAGTGGGCGCGGTGACCCGGCGCCGGCGGTGACGCGGCGGTGACGGCCCCCGGCCACACTGCTGGGCGGCGGGCCGGCGACCGGGAGGGCTCTCGATGGAACACGTGCGTGCGGCCCGGGAGCCGGCGCGGCCGGTCCGGGACGAGGTGCCGGGCGGCGGACGGCCACTCGAGCCGGAGGTCCGGCAGTTCATGGAGGGACGGTTCGGGCAGGACTTCAGCCGGGTGCGGGTGCATACGGACCGGCCCGCGGCCGAGTCGGCGGCCGCGCTGGGCGCGAAGGCCTACACGGTGGGCGAGGGCGTGGTGTTCGGCGCGGGCGAGTACCGCCCGGGGACCGGCGACGGCCGCCGTTCGCTCGCCCACGAACTCGCCCACGTCGTGCAGCAGCGCCGCGGCGGTCCGCCGGCACCGGGCTTCGCCGCCGGGCACGGGCTCGACCGGGCGGCCGACACGGCGGCGGACGCGGTTGTCGGAACCGGCGCCGGACCGGTGCCGGTTTCCGGGGCCAGCGCCCGCGGCGTCGCCCGGCAGGCCGATCCGGGCGCGAACACCCGGGCGGTGCTCGGGCAGCTCCCGCCGTGGGCCACCGCCGTCGCGCGGCGGGTGGTCCAGGGGCCGGTGCCGGTACTGCGGCTGATCGGCTGGGAGGTGACCGGCGTCGCGATCGGGTTCCGGCTGTCCGGCACCGTCGGCGCGGGGCCCGGCGTCGGCGGCGGGCAGGACACGATGTTCTTCGTCAACGTCGAGTCCGGCGAGCTGACCGGAGACGTCTTCGGCTACGGCGAGCTGGGCGTCGGGGCGGTCGCCGGGGCCGCCGGCGGGGTGGTCGTCGCGTTCCGGCTCGGTCCGATGGGCAAGGCGGGCAACGTTTCCGGCGCGTACGCGGGCGGCAGCGTGGGCGGCTCGGTGCAGCTGCTCGCGGGGGCGGGCTTCTCGGTCAGCACCGGTCTCCTGTCCGGGGAAGAGGGCTGGGTGGCGGCCGCGTTCAGCTTCGGCGCGGAGGCCGGGATGAAGTTCTCCGGCACCTACGGGGTCAGTGCCTCCGACACCGTCACGCCGGCGGTCCTGGACTGGGCCGGCGGGTTCACCGCGAAGCTCGCGGCCGGTGCCCGCGCCGCCGGCGAGATCGGCCACGGCGTCGGTGACGCGGCGGGGCGGGCTTTGGGCGGCGTCGTCACCATCCTCGATCCGGACAGCTGGAACCTCGCCGGGTACACCCCGGTCGAGCAGCGGGCCTGGCGGGAACTCGGCGGCTCCCTGAAACGGGTTGTCCTCGCCACCGGCCTGGAGCGGTTCCTCGCGGACGAGGCGCGGGGCGTTTCGGTGTCCGAGCGGATCGCGGGCATCGGCGACGTCGGCGTGCTGTTCCGGGTCACCGAGGCAGTCAACGCCCGGTACCGCCGGATGACCGGCGCGGCACTGGCGCCCGGCGAGCAGATCTGGCCCGCCGACGCGTTCACCGTCCGCACCTACCTCCAGTTCCTCTCCTTCGCGCGGGACCAGCGCCTGCTGTCGGTCGCCCCGCGCCCCCGCGGGCCGGCGAAAGTTACGTGGTAGCACGGATGGCGCCGCGCGGGGTGCGACCGAGATCATCCGATACGCGTTATCGGAGGGGTTGAGGGGTTGAGGGGGAGACGTGGGTGCACAGGGGCTCGTGGCGAGACCGACGCCGCGACAACAGGGGATAGCAGAACAGAGCACCGGGCCGGATGACGCCCTCGTGCTGCGGATGCTGCCCGCGTTCGCGGTCCGTGAAGCGGAAAACGATCTTCCGTTGTCCAGGGCCGCGCAACGGCTGGTGGTGTTCCTCGCGTTGCGCGATCGCCCGGTGCGGCGGGCCGAGGCCGCGCATGTGCTGTGGGGGGAAGTCTCGGGGGAACAGAGCGCCGGGAGCCTGCGGACGACGCTGTGGCGCGTCGGGCAGGTCCACCGCGGTCTGGTCGGGGTGACGCCGGAGTGGCTTTCGCTGGCCGGCCCGGTCGCGGTCGACGTGCGGGCGGCGTTCGACCTGGCGCGGTCGCTGACGACGACGGGCGAGCTGCCGGCGGACTGCGCGCCGGTCACCGCGCTGCTGTCCACCGACCTGCTGCCGGATTGGTGCGACGACTGGCTGTTCGTCTTCCGGGAGCGCTGGCGCCAGCTGCGGCTCCACACGCTCGAACGCCTCGCCGAACGCCTTGCCGCGAAAGGACGTTTCGTGGAGGCGGTGGACGCCGCACTGACCGCGGTGGAGGGCGAGCCTCTTCGCGAGAGCGCGCACCGCAGCCTGATCCGGGTCCACCTGCTCGAGGGCAACCACGGTGAAGCGGTGCGGGTCTACCGGGCGCTGGTCGAGCTTCTGCGGACTGAACTCGGCGTCGCGCCCAGCCCGGGCGCGCGGGCACTGCTGGGCCAGATCCAGCGGGCCCGGTAACCGTTGCGGGAACAGTGACGCCGCGGTGACGGCGGACCGCTGTACTGCTCGACATGTCGGGTGATGCCACGGAGCAGGTCGCTCTGCACCTCATGCGGGCGTGGCGCACGCCCGACGGTCTGCTGTGGATCCGGGTCATGAGCACGACGGACGTGAACGCCGAAGAGGTGACCGCGGCGCTCGTGACCTCCAGAGAACAGGTCCTGGCCTCGGCGGAAGCCTGGCTGCGGGCGATCTCCGGCGGCGGTGCGCCCGATGTGACGCCGCGGTGACGCGACCACGGAAAGCTGACGATCACGGCCGGAAAGCCGCGGAGGGAGACGGCCATGCCTATCACGCCCACTTACCCGGGTGTCTACATCGACGAGCTGCCGAGTGCGGTTCGCACCATTGTCGGGGTGCCCACCTCGACGGCGGCGTTCCTCGGCACCGCGCCGCGCGGGGCAGTCGACAAGCCGGTGCACATCACCAGCTGGGAGGACTACGAGCAGGAGTTCGGCGGGCTCGACGCCGGCACCGACCTGGCGTACGCGGTCTACCAGTTCTATGCCAACGGCGGCAGTGAGGCCGAGATCGTCCGGGTGGTGCGGAAGGACGGCACCCCGCTGCCGGCCGTGGTCGACGCGGCGGCCGTCGCGGGTGCGGCGCCGGATGCCGCCCCGGCGCCGGAGACTGCCGCCGTGCTCGCCGTCGCGGCGTCGATCACGCTGGCCGGCGGCGTGAAGCTGTTCGCGGCCAGTCCCGGAATCTGGGCCAACGACAACACCCTGCGGGCCCGGGTGGACTACGACACCGCACTGGACCCGGACAACAAGCTCTACAACCTCACCATCCGGGACGCGAAGACCGGCGTCACCGAGCAGTACCTGAATGTCAGCAAGGACCGCGCGGCTTCGCGGGCGCTGAAGAACGTGCTCGCGTCCTCGAGCCTGATCGGCTCGGCGGAGGGTGACGACCAGCGGCCCGCCGCGCACGCCGACGTCACCGACGGCTCCGACCCGTTCCCGGACGACCAAAAGGGCCAGAACCTGTACACGGCCGCGAGCGGCGGGCTCGACGGCTCGGCGCCGAGCCACAAGGACTACCTCGGCGACCAGGAAGCCAAGACCGGGCTGTACGCGCTGCTGAACGCGGACATCTTCAACATGCTCTGCCTGCCGGGCGAGCCGGGCCTGATCAGCGGCGCGAACATCCTGACCGAGGCGATGGCGTTCTGCGTCGAACGCCGGGCGATGCTGATCGTCGATCCCGACCCGGACTGGAAGACGGTCGCCCACGTCACCGCCGCGGTGCGGCACACGGGCCCGGTCTTCGTCCTGAACGACGACAACGCCAAGAACGCCGCGCTCTACTTCCCGCAGATCGTGCTGCCGGACGTGAACCAGGAGAACGCGCCGCGCAAGTTCCCGCCGTGCGGGGTGCTCGCCGGGATCTGGGCCCGCACCGACGTGCAGCGCGGGGTGTGGAAGGCCCCGGCCGGCACCGAGGCCACGCTCAGCGGCGTCACCGACCTCACGGTTCCGTTGACCGACAAGCAGAACGGCGTGCTCAACCCGCTCGGGGTCAACTGCCTGCGCGGCCTTCCCGTGGTGGGCAACGTGGTCTGGGGCGCGCGGACCCAGCGCGGCGCGGACGTGCTGGCGAACCAGTGGAAGTACCTGCCGGTGCGGCGCCTGGCCCTGTACCTCGAAGAGAGCCTCTACCGCGGCACGCAGTGGGTGGTGTTCGAACCGAACGACGAGCCGCTGTGGTCCTCGATCCGGCTGAACGTCGGCGCGTTCATGAACACCCTGTTCCGGCAGGGCGCGTTCCAGGGCCGCACACCGAAAGAGGCCTACGTCGTCAAGTGCGACGCCACGAACAACCCGCAGAACGACATCGACCGGGGGATCGTGAACATCCTCGTCGGGTTCGCCCCGTTGAAGCCCGCGGAGTTCGTGCTCATCCACATCCAGCAGCTCGCCGGCGCGATTCAGGTCTAGGAGACAGCCAGCCATGTCCGACAGCAAGACGAAACGGCGTGATCCGTACAAGAACTTCCGGTTCCGGGTGAAGTTCAGCGGTGAGGAGTACATGCTCGGGGTCAGCAAGGTCACCGGGTTCAAGCGGTCCACCGAGGTGATCAAGCACCGCTCCGGCGGCGACCCGGCGACGAGCTTCAAGCTGCCCGGCCGCACCGAGTACGACCCGATCACGCTCGAACGCGGCGTGACCGTGGACAAGGCGTTCGAGCAGTGGGCGAACCGGGTGTGGAGCTTCACGAACTCCGGCGGCGGCCTGGAGACCTCGCTGAAGGACTTCCGCCGCGACCTCATCGTCGACGTGTTCAACGAGGGTGGCCAGAAAGTACTGTCCTACCAGGTCTACAACTGCTGGGTCTCGGAGTGGCAGCCGGTGTCCGATCTGGACTCGAACGCCAACGCCGTGGCCGTGCAGCACATCAAGGTGGAGAACGAGGGCTGGGTGGCCGAAGACCTGCCCGAGCCCGAGGACGTCTCCTTCGAAGACCCGGCGTGACGCGGTGGCCGCGCTCACCGAAGCCGCGCTGCTGGGCACCTGGGAGGCGGCGCTGGGGCTCGGCGCGGTGCGGCGGGCGCTGACGCTGGCGGTCGCGGGCGGGGCGGAGCCGGCCACGGTGGCCGACCTCGCCGTCGGCCACCGGGACGGTTTCCTGCTGGCCCTGCGGGAAAACTGGTTCGGGCCGGGGTGGTCCGGCCTGGTGACCTGCCCGGCCTGCGCCGAGGAACTCGAGCTGGAACTGTCCGATGAGGACGTCCGGGCGGTCCCGCCGGCCGGGGCCTCCGCGATGGTGGCCGCCGGCGGGTACGAGGTGGAGTTCCGGCCGGTCACCAGCCGGGACCTGCTGGCGATCCGGCGTGAGGCCCCGGACGCGCGGCGGCGGCTGCTGGAACGGTGTGTGGTCGCCGCCCGGTCCGAGGGCCGGGAGGTGCCCGCGCCGGAGCTGCCGGACGCCGTGCTGGCCGCCCTCCCGGACGCACTGTCCACTGAGGATCCGCAGGCGGACGTCCGGCTGGGCCTGGACTGCGCGGCCTGCGGCCACCACTGGGCGGCACCGTTCGACATCGGCGCCTACCTGTGGACGGAGCTGGACGTCTACGCCCGGCGGCTGCTGCACGAGGTGCACGCGCTCGCGCTCGGCTACGGCTGGTCGGAGAGCGAAGTGCTCGCCGTGAGCCCGGTCCGGCGGCGGTACTACCTGGAACTCGCGGGGAGCGTGGGGTGAACGATTTCGTGGACCGGCTGCTCGGCCGGCCTGGCGCGGCGCCGATCCGGCCGGTCGTGCCGATGCTGTTCGAGCCCGCCGCGCCGCTGCGGACTCCGCCGGCGCTGCCGATGGGCACGTTCAGCGAGTCCGGGCCGCCGGGCGAGCCGGTGGCGCCGCCGGACGGGCCCTCGCCGGTCCCGATCGTGGTGCCGGCGGCCGAGCCGGCGACGTTCGTCCGCGAAAGCCGGGAGACGCACGAGACCAGGGTCGAACCGGCGGCACCACAACGGCCGCCGGGCCGCCTGGTCCGGGAAACGGTCCGCGAGGTGCCGCAAGAGCGTGACGACCCGGTCGCGCTGCCGGTGACGATCGGCACGGCCGCGCCGGTCGTCGCGGTACCGGTGGCCATGGCCCCGGCGGCCGTGGCACCCCGGGCGGCGGAACTCCCGGCAGCGGCACCGATGGCAGTGACACCGGCGGCAGTGGCTTCCACGACGGCGTCCGAACCGGTGCGGGCGCATCCGGTCACGCGGGCCCGGCCGGGACCGGCGCCGGCCGGCCCACCCCGGCCGCCGATGGCGCGGCGAGCGGCGGAGCCGGCCGGACCGGACGTGCACATCAGCATCGGCCGGGTCGAGATCAAGGCCGTGCCGGGGCCGGCTCCGGCGCCGCGCCCCGAGCGGCACCGGCGGCCGGTGCTCGGCCTGGACGAATACCTGAAGGAAAGAGCGGGAGGTGACCGGGGATGAGCGACGCGAACGCCGTCGAGGCGGTCACCGAAGCGCTCGTGCAGCTGGTGCTGGAGGGCACGCGCGAGGTCGAAAGCGGGGCCCAGGTCGAGGCGAAACCACCGCACGCGAGCTCGGGCGCGGGCGGTGACCCGCGGCTGACCCTGTTCCTCTACGAGATCGACACCGACTCGGCGCTGCGCAACGAGGACCCGCCCGGGCTGCGGCCCGGCGAGCACGGCGACCCGTCGCTGCCGCTCGTCCTGCACTACCTGCTGACCGCGTTCGTCCCGGGCGGGCACGACGTGACCGCGCACCGGATGCTGGGCGGCGCGATGCGGATCCTGCACGAGCACCCGGTGCTCAGCCGCGACCGGCTGCGGCAGGTGCCCTCGCACAGCGACGTCTCCGAGCAGCCGGAGCTGATCCGGATCACCTGGCAGCCGCTGGGCGAGAAGGACATCTACTCGCTCTGGTCGGCGTTCCAGACCGGGTACCGGCTGTCCGTGGCGTTCGAGGTCGGCCCGGTGCTGATCGACAGCAGGCGGCCGCCGCGAACCCCGGTGCCGGTGCTCAAGCGGGGCCCGGGGGACCTCGGCCCCAGCGCCGCGGCGAGCGCGGAGTCGCCGTTCCCGGAGCTGGCCGCGGCGGTGCCCGTCGTGGTCGGCGCCGACGGCCGCGAGCACGAGCAGTCCGCGGCGCCGGCCGGCGGCCGGGTGGTCGTCCGGGGCGCGAACCTGGGCGGCACCACGGAAATCGTGCTCACGCATCCGCTGCTGCCCGATCCGGTCAGCATCGGTCCCGGGCCGGTCAGCGGCACCGAGGTGCGCTTCGACCTGTCCGGACCGGCGCGGGCCTACCTGGCCGGCCTGTGGTCGGTGGCGCTGGTGAGCACCGTGACCGTGGCGGGGGAGCAGGTCACGACGACGACCAACGAGGTCCCGCTGGCCATCGCGCCGTCCATCACGAGCCCGATGCCGGCGACCGTGCGGCGCACCGGCACCACCGCGGTCGTCCACCTCCGCTGCAGCCCGCCGGTGCGGGCCGGGCAGCCGGTGCTCCTGCTGATCGGGTCCCGCTCGGTCCTGGAGCGGCGGGCGGTGGCGGCGCTGCCGGAGGATCCGGTGCGGGGCACGGACCTGACCTTCGACGTGCCGGACGCGCCGCTGGGCACCCACCTCGCCCGGCTCCGCGTCGGCGGGGTGGACAGCCTGCTGATCGACCGCACCGGCGTGAAGCCGGAGTTCGACGCCACGCAGACGATCACGGTGACCGGATCATGACCACGGACGCCCGCGACGGGTGGGAGGCGGGCAACGGAGAGTTCCTGGCCGCCTCGCTGGCCTGGCTGCGCCTGGTGCTGTGCCGGCACATCGAGGCGCATGAATCCACTGTGGACGGTCTCGGGGAGAGGGTGGCTTCGGCCGCGCGGGAGGTGGAGCACGCGGAGGCGATGACTCCGCCACCCGCGCTGGTGGTGCTGGCCGGGCGGCTGGGGCTGTCCCGGTTCGAGCGGGACACCCTGCTGCTGTGCGCGGCGATCGAGCTGGACCCGTCGATCGCGGCGCTGTGCGCGCGGGCTCACGGTGACGAGCGGCTGGCGTACCCGACGTTCGCCCTGGCGCTCGCCGCGCTGCCCGGCCCGGCGTGGGAAGCCGTTTCGCCGCAAGGGGGACTGCGGTTCTGGCGGCTCATCGAGGATCTGCCCGGCCCCGGTCACGGCGTGGTGTCCGCCCCGCTGCGCGCGGACGAGCGCGTGGTCGACTACCTGAAGGGCCTCGGCCATCTTGATCACCGGCTGGCTCCGCTGGTGACGCGGATCTTCGCCGCGGCGGGGGCCGCGCTGCCGCCGTCCCAGCGGGAAGCCGCCGATCAGGTCGCCCGGCACTGGCAGGCGGCGGACGGCGCCGGCCCGGTGGTGCAGCTGGCCGGCTCCGGCGACGCGGCGAAGCAGCTCGTCACCGCGCACGCGGCCGAGTCCTGTGGGCTGCTCGGGTACCGGCTCCCCGCGTCGCTGCTGCCGGCGCGGCCCGCCGAGCTCGACCAGGTGGCCCGGCTGTGGCAGCGGGAGGCCCTGCTGCTGCCGCTGGCGCTGTACCTCGAAGTCGGGGACGCGGACGAAAACGGTGCGTCCGCGCCGCCGGTCTCCCGGTTCCTCGACCGGGTCACCGGCCCGGTCGTGGTCGCCACCCGGGAGATCCGGGCCGACCTGTCGCGCCCGTCGCTGGTGCTGGACGCCGGCCCGCCGACCCTGGCCGAACGGGCGGCGGCCTGGCACGCCGTCCTCGGGTCCGAGGCCGACGTCGACGCGCTCGCCGCGCAGTTCGCGCTGGAGGTCCCGGCGATCGTGGAAGTGGCCGTGGAGGCCGGCGGCGACCCGGCCGAGGCGTGGCGGGTGTGCCGCGCGCGGACCCGGCCCCGGCTGGAGTCGCTCGCCGAGCGGCTGGAGCCGAAGGTCGGCTGGGACGACCTCGTGCTGCCGGAACGGGCCCGGCGCCAGCTGGGCGAGATCGCCGGCCAGGTGCGGCAGCGGAGCACGGTGTTCCACGCCTGGGGCTTCGGCGAGCGGATCACCCGTGGCCTCGGCCTGAGCGCGCTGTTCGCCGGGCCGAGCGGCACCGGGAAGACGATGGCGGCCGAGGTGCTGGCGAAGCAGCTCGCGCTGGACCTCTACCGG
This genomic interval carries:
- a CDS encoding eCIS core domain-containing protein, coding for MEHVRAAREPARPVRDEVPGGGRPLEPEVRQFMEGRFGQDFSRVRVHTDRPAAESAAALGAKAYTVGEGVVFGAGEYRPGTGDGRRSLAHELAHVVQQRRGGPPAPGFAAGHGLDRAADTAADAVVGTGAGPVPVSGASARGVARQADPGANTRAVLGQLPPWATAVARRVVQGPVPVLRLIGWEVTGVAIGFRLSGTVGAGPGVGGGQDTMFFVNVESGELTGDVFGYGELGVGAVAGAAGGVVVAFRLGPMGKAGNVSGAYAGGSVGGSVQLLAGAGFSVSTGLLSGEEGWVAAAFSFGAEAGMKFSGTYGVSASDTVTPAVLDWAGGFTAKLAAGARAAGEIGHGVGDAAGRALGGVVTILDPDSWNLAGYTPVEQRAWRELGGSLKRVVLATGLERFLADEARGVSVSERIAGIGDVGVLFRVTEAVNARYRRMTGAALAPGEQIWPADAFTVRTYLQFLSFARDQRLLSVAPRPRGPAKVTW
- a CDS encoding AfsR/SARP family transcriptional regulator, coding for MARPTPRQQGIAEQSTGPDDALVLRMLPAFAVREAENDLPLSRAAQRLVVFLALRDRPVRRAEAAHVLWGEVSGEQSAGSLRTTLWRVGQVHRGLVGVTPEWLSLAGPVAVDVRAAFDLARSLTTTGELPADCAPVTALLSTDLLPDWCDDWLFVFRERWRQLRLHTLERLAERLAAKGRFVEAVDAALTAVEGEPLRESAHRSLIRVHLLEGNHGEAVRVYRALVELLRTELGVAPSPGARALLGQIQRAR
- a CDS encoding phage tail sheath family protein — its product is MPITPTYPGVYIDELPSAVRTIVGVPTSTAAFLGTAPRGAVDKPVHITSWEDYEQEFGGLDAGTDLAYAVYQFYANGGSEAEIVRVVRKDGTPLPAVVDAAAVAGAAPDAAPAPETAAVLAVAASITLAGGVKLFAASPGIWANDNTLRARVDYDTALDPDNKLYNLTIRDAKTGVTEQYLNVSKDRAASRALKNVLASSSLIGSAEGDDQRPAAHADVTDGSDPFPDDQKGQNLYTAASGGLDGSAPSHKDYLGDQEAKTGLYALLNADIFNMLCLPGEPGLISGANILTEAMAFCVERRAMLIVDPDPDWKTVAHVTAAVRHTGPVFVLNDDNAKNAALYFPQIVLPDVNQENAPRKFPPCGVLAGIWARTDVQRGVWKAPAGTEATLSGVTDLTVPLTDKQNGVLNPLGVNCLRGLPVVGNVVWGARTQRGADVLANQWKYLPVRRLALYLEESLYRGTQWVVFEPNDEPLWSSIRLNVGAFMNTLFRQGAFQGRTPKEAYVVKCDATNNPQNDIDRGIVNILVGFAPLKPAEFVLIHIQQLAGAIQV
- a CDS encoding phage tail protein, with product MSDSKTKRRDPYKNFRFRVKFSGEEYMLGVSKVTGFKRSTEVIKHRSGGDPATSFKLPGRTEYDPITLERGVTVDKAFEQWANRVWSFTNSGGGLETSLKDFRRDLIVDVFNEGGQKVLSYQVYNCWVSEWQPVSDLDSNANAVAVQHIKVENEGWVAEDLPEPEDVSFEDPA
- a CDS encoding DUF4255 domain-containing protein; amino-acid sequence: MSDANAVEAVTEALVQLVLEGTREVESGAQVEAKPPHASSGAGGDPRLTLFLYEIDTDSALRNEDPPGLRPGEHGDPSLPLVLHYLLTAFVPGGHDVTAHRMLGGAMRILHEHPVLSRDRLRQVPSHSDVSEQPELIRITWQPLGEKDIYSLWSAFQTGYRLSVAFEVGPVLIDSRRPPRTPVPVLKRGPGDLGPSAAASAESPFPELAAAVPVVVGADGREHEQSAAPAGGRVVVRGANLGGTTEIVLTHPLLPDPVSIGPGPVSGTEVRFDLSGPARAYLAGLWSVALVSTVTVAGEQVTTTTNEVPLAIAPSITSPMPATVRRTGTTAVVHLRCSPPVRAGQPVLLLIGSRSVLERRAVAALPEDPVRGTDLTFDVPDAPLGTHLARLRVGGVDSLLIDRTGVKPEFDATQTITVTGS
- a CDS encoding AAA family ATPase — encoded protein: MTTDARDGWEAGNGEFLAASLAWLRLVLCRHIEAHESTVDGLGERVASAAREVEHAEAMTPPPALVVLAGRLGLSRFERDTLLLCAAIELDPSIAALCARAHGDERLAYPTFALALAALPGPAWEAVSPQGGLRFWRLIEDLPGPGHGVVSAPLRADERVVDYLKGLGHLDHRLAPLVTRIFAAAGAALPPSQREAADQVARHWQAADGAGPVVQLAGSGDAAKQLVTAHAAESCGLLGYRLPASLLPARPAELDQVARLWQREALLLPLALYLEVGDADENGASAPPVSRFLDRVTGPVVVATREIRADLSRPSLVLDAGPPTLAERAAAWHAVLGSEADVDALAAQFALEVPAIVEVAVEAGGDPAEAWRVCRARTRPRLESLAERLEPKVGWDDLVLPERARRQLGEIAGQVRQRSTVFHAWGFGERITRGLGLSALFAGPSGTGKTMAAEVLAKQLALDLYRVDLSAVVSKYIGETEKNLRRLFDAAEGAILLFDEADAVFGKRSEVRDAHDRYANIEINYLLQRMESHPGLAILTTNMRTALDTAFLRRLRFVVEFTFPGPAERESMWRRAFPAKAPHTGLDFDRLAQLPVSGGMTRNIALNAAFLAAAAGSPITMGTVLDAARSEFRKLELPVKERDFTWAEATA